From the genome of Ignavibacteriales bacterium:
GGCATAGTTCTTTGAATCAATTTACGGTGTCCCAATCCCCAGTTAAACGGGATAATGGGAAATTATAGGGAAGTATGGTGAGATGTATTTTGTCATCCTAAACCTGACTGCCGTAAGGCAGGCTCGTTTCTGTATCTAAGATTCCGAAACAAGTTCAGAATGACTAATTACAAATCAATTCCGTCGCTGTCGCGCAACTGTGAATAGCAACTTTGTTGCAATGTTAAATTTTAGATCTTAAATGATCAATGAATCTCATTTAACACTTAACATTGAGCATTTTGTTAGAAGCCAGGAGACCTGCCGTAGATAATAATTAATCAACCTTCGCGCAAAAGGTAAGGTTTACGATGGTCTCTTAAAATCTCCATTCGTTTTATCTAAACTTTTTAATCCGCGAAGTTACTTTTAACATTTTTATATGGAGTAACTTCAATGCACAAAACAATATTTCTCTTTGCTCTTTTTCTTTTCAGTTTTCATCAAACTTTTCCTCAAGAATCTATTATTCAAAAAACCGATACGGCTGGATATTATAAACTTAGTGAAGTAGTAGTTTCTGCAACAAAAACTAATGCTAACACATTGCAGCTTGCGAACTCAATTTCTGTAATTGATGCTGAACAAATTATAAACAGCAACTCAAACAATGTATTTGATGTACTAAGAAACGAAACCGGCATCAGTTTTACAAGACAAGGCGGTAATGGAACATTATCAAATATTTACATTCGCGGTTCAAACTCATCGCACACTTTGGTTTTGATTGATGGCGTGGAAGTTAATCTTACTAATGACCCTTCAGGTGTTTATGATTTTTCCGCATTACCTGTTGATAATATTGAACGGATCGAGGTCTTACGCGGTCCGCAATCAACACTTTACGGATCTGATGCACTTGCTGGAGTAATCAATATCATTACAAAAAAAGGCGATGGTTCTCCAAAATTCTCTTTACTGACAGAAGGCGGCAGTTACAATACTTATAAAGGAGTAATTGGATTAAATGGATCAACTCATAAATTGAAATATTCCCTTGCACTGAGCAGAACAGGCAGCGATGGATTTTCTGCAGCCTCGGAAAAATATGGCAATACTGAAAAAGATGGTTATACTTTTAATAATTTTACTTCTGTTTTGGGATATGATTTTAGTGAAAATGCAGAGATAAATCTCTACACAAGATTTTTAAAATCAGAATCTGATAATGATCAAATTGGCGGAATGTTTGGTGATGACCCAACATATAAAACGAAGCAAGAAGAATTATCTGCTCGCGGGGAAGGAAAAATAAAATTATTAAATGGTGATTGGAAACAGAAACTTGGCTTAACTTTTATTAGAAATGTTAGGAAAAATTCTTTTGATACTTCATCTACCAGCGCTTATTATTCTAATGCTTTATATGATGGAAGAAGATATAAAATTGATTGGCAAAATGATTTTCAACTCAATAAAGCAAATCTTTTAACAGCCGGAATTGAATTTGAAATTGAAGAATCAGCTTCAGAATACTACTCATTCAATTATATTTTGCTTCCGGATTATGCAAGTGTTATTCAAAAAAGATGCTAATACAATTAGTGCATTTTTACAGGATCAAATAAAATTTGAGGAAAGTTTTTTTATAACTCTGGGTACGAGAATAGATCACCACAATAAATTCGGTTCTCAATTTACTTACAGAATTGCACCTTCATATATGCTTTGGGAAACGGGCACAAAATTTAAAGCAACAATTGGAACTGGTTTTAAAG
Proteins encoded in this window:
- a CDS encoding TonB-dependent receptor is translated as MHKTIFLFALFLFSFHQTFPQESIIQKTDTAGYYKLSEVVVSATKTNANTLQLANSISVIDAEQIINSNSNNVFDVLRNETGISFTRQGGNGTLSNIYIRGSNSSHTLVLIDGVEVNLTNDPSGVYDFSALPVDNIERIEVLRGPQSTLYGSDALAGVINIITKKGDGSPKFSLLTEGGSYNTYKGVIGLNGSTHKLKYSLALSRTGSDGFSAASEKYGNTEKDGYTFNNFTSVLGYDFSENAEINLYTRFLKSESDNDQIGGMFGDDPTYKTKQEELSARGEGKIKLLNGDWKQKLGLTFIRNVRKNSFDTSSTSAYYSNALYDGRRYKIDWQNDFQLNKANLLTAGIEFEIEESASEYYSFNYILLPDYASVIQKRC
- a CDS encoding TonB-dependent receptor, with protein sequence MLFKKDANTISAFLQDQIKFEESFFITLGTRIDHHNKFGSQFTYRIAPSYMLWETGTKFKATIGTGFKAPSLYYLYDPAYGNENLNPEESFGWDFGIEQFYSNKIFLWEQLFL